Proteins found in one Rahnella aceris genomic segment:
- a CDS encoding gamma carbonic anhydrase family protein gives MSQTLRSYQGLTPTLGERVMVDPSSVVIGDVDLADDVSIWPLVVIRGDVNNVVIGCRTNVQDGSVLHVTHQSRHNPEGHPLIIGEDVTVGHKAMLHGCTIGNRVLVGMGSILLDGAIVEDDVMIGAGSLVPPGKTLESGYLYLGSPVKQIRELTSDELAGLTYSSNNYVTWKDLYLSQEQ, from the coding sequence ATGTCTCAGACTTTACGTTCTTATCAGGGATTAACACCAACATTGGGTGAAAGAGTGATGGTGGATCCCTCAAGCGTGGTGATTGGCGATGTGGATCTGGCTGATGACGTCAGTATCTGGCCACTGGTTGTGATACGTGGTGATGTGAATAATGTGGTTATCGGCTGTCGGACTAATGTGCAGGATGGAAGTGTGCTCCATGTGACTCATCAGTCACGACATAATCCCGAGGGGCACCCTCTTATTATTGGGGAAGACGTCACTGTCGGGCATAAGGCGATGCTGCATGGTTGCACGATCGGAAACAGAGTTTTGGTCGGAATGGGATCAATACTGCTGGATGGGGCTATCGTCGAAGACGATGTCATGATTGGCGCAGGCAGTCTGGTTCCACCTGGGAAAACACTCGAAAGTGGCTACCTCTATTTAGGAAGTCCTGTTAAGCAGATACGAGAACTGACTTCTGATGAACTCGCTGGACTGACATACTCTTCTAATAATTATGTGACATGGAAAGATCTCTATCTTTCACAGGAGCAATAA
- the aroE gene encoding shikimate dehydrogenase: protein MKVTPSFAVFGNPIGHSKSPRIHALFARQTGIDHTYGTVLAPQEAFEETLRSFFENGALGANITVPFKERAFAESDELTERAAMSGAVNTLKKFEDGRLLGDNTDGIGMLNDLERLALLKRGDRVLLIGAGGAARGVILPLLYYGCPVVVTNRTFERAQHLSHIFEKKGNIRAIALADLADESFDLIINATASGIKGQIPEIPESVLTTQTRVYDMFYQSGLTPFITWAKNNGVTHYADGLGMLVGQAAHAFYLWHGVMPQIEPVLEELKKDLLG, encoded by the coding sequence ATGAAAGTCACGCCATCTTTTGCGGTATTTGGAAATCCGATCGGCCATAGCAAATCCCCTCGCATTCATGCGCTTTTCGCCCGTCAGACGGGGATCGATCACACATATGGCACGGTTCTGGCCCCGCAAGAAGCGTTTGAAGAGACGTTGCGTTCCTTTTTTGAAAACGGAGCGCTGGGGGCAAATATTACGGTACCTTTCAAAGAGCGCGCTTTTGCTGAGTCAGATGAGCTGACCGAGCGGGCTGCCATGTCGGGTGCTGTGAATACGCTTAAAAAGTTCGAAGATGGGCGATTGCTTGGGGATAACACCGACGGCATCGGCATGTTGAATGATCTTGAACGGCTGGCGCTTTTAAAGCGAGGGGACCGGGTTCTTCTGATTGGCGCCGGTGGCGCTGCGCGTGGGGTGATACTTCCTTTACTGTACTACGGCTGCCCGGTTGTTGTTACTAACCGGACGTTTGAACGCGCACAGCACCTGAGCCATATTTTCGAAAAGAAAGGGAATATCCGGGCTATTGCTTTGGCCGATCTGGCTGATGAATCTTTCGATCTGATCATTAATGCTACTGCATCGGGTATTAAAGGTCAGATCCCAGAGATCCCCGAAAGTGTGCTGACGACGCAGACCCGCGTCTACGACATGTTTTATCAGTCGGGTTTAACGCCTTTTATCACCTGGGCGAAAAATAATGGGGTAACTCATTATGCAGACGGGCTGGGGATGCTGGTGGGGCAGGCAGCGCACGCTTTTTATCTGTGGCATGGGGTGATGCCCCAAATAGAACCAGTGCTTGAGGAGCTAAAGAAAGACTTGCTGGGGTGA
- the tsaC gene encoding L-threonylcarbamoyladenylate synthase type 1 TsaC — translation MNKETEKSFSAVLEALHGQHVIAYPTEAVFGLGCDPDSEQAVEALLALKKRPKDKGLILIADNYQQLLPYIDDSSLTEQQLAHVVSFWPGPVTWVMPAKPSTPDWLTGRFTSLAVRVTDHPLVKELCQKFGKPLVSTSANLNGQPPCRLSEEVRLQFGKDFPVLDGDVGGRDNPSEIRDALTGNLIRQG, via the coding sequence ATGAATAAAGAGACAGAAAAATCATTCAGTGCAGTGCTTGAGGCGCTTCACGGACAACATGTTATTGCTTATCCAACGGAAGCGGTTTTCGGGTTGGGGTGTGACCCAGATAGCGAACAAGCCGTCGAGGCATTGCTGGCGCTGAAAAAACGTCCAAAAGATAAAGGACTCATTCTGATTGCTGACAATTATCAGCAGCTCCTTCCTTATATTGATGACTCATCTTTAACGGAGCAACAGCTTGCGCATGTCGTTTCATTCTGGCCAGGCCCGGTTACCTGGGTTATGCCTGCAAAACCCTCGACACCTGATTGGCTTACCGGCCGTTTCACTTCGCTGGCGGTGCGTGTCACAGACCATCCTCTGGTAAAAGAACTCTGCCAAAAATTTGGAAAACCGCTGGTTTCAACCAGTGCGAACCTGAACGGGCAACCTCCTTGCCGTTTGTCTGAAGAAGTCAGGCTTCAGTTTGGGAAAGATTTTCCCGTGCTGGATGGCGATGTAGGAGGAAGAGATAATCCATCTGAAATTCGGGATGCCCTCACTGGCAACCTTATTCGTCAAGGTTAA
- a CDS encoding DNA topoisomerase family protein, giving the protein MTKAALFADKQNGSCPACGADLVIRSGRHGPFLSCSSYPQCQYVRPLKSQADGHIVKILEGQACPKCDSTLVLRQGRYGMFIGCSQYPECDHIEAIDKPEETTLGCPQCGKGHLLQRKSRFGKVFHACDRYPECQFAINNKPVAGECVHCHYPLLMEKKTAQGIKLFCASKLCGKAVEIKDNEQDE; this is encoded by the coding sequence ATGACAAAAGCAGCACTTTTTGCTGATAAGCAAAATGGATCCTGTCCAGCATGCGGGGCCGATTTGGTGATCCGTAGTGGTCGTCACGGCCCCTTTCTCAGTTGTTCATCCTACCCGCAATGTCAGTATGTTCGTCCCCTGAAATCACAGGCGGATGGGCATATTGTGAAAATCCTGGAAGGACAGGCATGCCCTAAATGTGACTCTACTTTGGTGCTGCGGCAGGGGCGTTACGGCATGTTTATTGGTTGCAGTCAGTATCCTGAATGCGATCATATTGAAGCTATCGATAAGCCTGAAGAAACTACTCTGGGCTGCCCGCAATGTGGAAAGGGTCATCTGTTACAGCGCAAATCACGTTTTGGCAAAGTATTCCACGCCTGTGATCGTTACCCGGAATGTCAGTTTGCCATCAATAATAAGCCAGTTGCAGGAGAATGTGTTCATTGCCATTACCCATTGTTGATGGAAAAGAAAACGGCTCAGGGGATTAAGTTATTCTGTGCCAGTAAATTGTGCGGCAAAGCCGTTGAAATAAAAGATAACGAACAAGATGAATAA
- a CDS encoding DUF494 family protein — protein MFDVLMYLFETYIHNEAEMNVDEDRLTDDLAEAGFHRADIHNALNWLEKLADMQEGGTPSYMLDSDPSALRVYTDEETSRLDSSCRGFLLFLEQIKVLNFDTREMVIDRVMALDTEEFDLEDLKWVVLMVLFNIPGYERAYQQMEELLFEVNEGYLH, from the coding sequence ATGTTCGACGTACTAATGTACTTATTTGAAACTTACATTCACAACGAAGCGGAGATGAATGTTGACGAGGATAGGTTAACGGATGACTTGGCCGAGGCTGGTTTTCACCGGGCTGATATTCACAATGCGCTGAATTGGCTTGAAAAACTTGCGGATATGCAAGAGGGTGGAACCCCATCTTATATGCTGGATTCTGATCCTTCAGCATTACGTGTGTATACCGATGAGGAAACGAGTCGGTTAGATAGCAGTTGTCGTGGTTTTTTGCTGTTTCTGGAACAAATCAAAGTATTGAATTTCGATACCAGAGAGATGGTTATCGATCGTGTTATGGCTCTGGACACTGAAGAATTCGATCTTGAAGATCTGAAGTGGGTCGTGCTGATGGTTCTGTTTAATATTCCCGGATATGAAAGAGCGTATCAGCAAATGGAAGAGCTATTATTTGAAGTTAATGAAGGTTATCTGCACTAA
- the dprA gene encoding DNA-protecting protein DprA: MTLQEAWIRLSVVKRLDPHHAMGIIQTLFCRGIYSSSELANSGLLPEQIADFQHINQRWLVESLKWLEGENCHLITFGSEFYSPLLAQISSPPLILFAEGAAELLLSPQIAMVGSRDYSHYGEQYAQVFAGGLVSSGFTVTSGLAMGIDGISHKATLEAQGKTIAVLGSGLMKRYPPCHLKLADRILEQGGALVSEHLVTAPPLAAHFPRRNRVISGLSAGVLVIEATLRSGSLITARYALEQGREVFALPGPLGSATCEGTHWLIQQGAYLVTEPNDIAEHIGSGLTWFPNIKASESLKMPPDGHSDASEVNICAPDSEVELPFADVLANVEYEVTSVDVVAERAGQPVPEVVGKLLELELAGWIAAVPGGYVRIKRASHVRRTNVLI; the protein is encoded by the coding sequence ATGACATTACAGGAAGCATGGATACGTTTGTCGGTGGTAAAACGCCTCGATCCTCATCACGCTATGGGGATCATTCAGACCTTATTCTGCCGGGGCATTTATTCGTCCTCAGAATTAGCAAACAGTGGGCTTCTCCCCGAACAAATAGCCGATTTTCAGCATATTAATCAGCGCTGGTTAGTTGAATCATTGAAATGGCTGGAAGGAGAGAATTGTCATCTTATTACTTTTGGTAGCGAGTTTTATTCCCCGCTGTTAGCACAAATATCCTCCCCGCCTCTGATTTTGTTCGCAGAAGGAGCCGCTGAATTACTGCTATCCCCGCAAATAGCGATGGTGGGAAGCCGCGATTACTCACATTATGGCGAACAATATGCACAGGTATTTGCAGGGGGCCTGGTCAGCAGTGGTTTTACCGTGACAAGCGGTCTGGCAATGGGAATTGATGGAATCAGCCATAAGGCAACACTAGAAGCTCAGGGTAAGACGATTGCTGTGTTGGGAAGCGGACTGATGAAGCGCTATCCACCCTGTCATCTGAAGCTCGCAGATCGCATCCTCGAGCAGGGAGGAGCTCTGGTTTCAGAACATCTGGTGACTGCGCCGCCTTTAGCAGCCCACTTTCCCCGCCGTAACCGGGTTATCAGCGGGTTGAGTGCGGGTGTACTTGTTATCGAAGCCACGCTGCGCAGCGGCTCATTGATTACTGCACGCTATGCACTGGAGCAAGGAAGGGAAGTGTTCGCGTTGCCAGGCCCGCTGGGAAGTGCAACCTGCGAAGGAACACACTGGCTTATTCAGCAGGGCGCTTATCTGGTGACTGAGCCCAATGATATCGCCGAACATATAGGAAGCGGGCTGACCTGGTTTCCAAATATCAAAGCGTCAGAATCCTTGAAAATGCCTCCGGATGGTCACTCTGATGCGTCAGAGGTGAATATTTGTGCGCCAGATAGCGAAGTTGAATTGCCATTTGCTGATGTGTTGGCTAACGTAGAATATGAGGTGACATCTGTTGACGTCGTCGCCGAACGTGCCGGCCAACCTGTGCCAGAAGTTGTAGGTAAACTACTCGAACTGGAGTTAGCAGGATGGATCGCAGCTGTACCCGGCGGCTATGTCCGAATTAAGAGGGCAAGCCATGTTCGACGTACTAATGTACTTATTTGA
- the def gene encoding peptide deformylase yields the protein MSVLQILHFPDERLRITAKPVKEVNAEIQQIVDDMFETMYAEEGIGLAATQVDIHQRIIVIDVSENRDERLVLINPELLEKSGETGIEEGCLSIPDQRALVPRAEKVKIRALDRDGKTFELEADDLLAICIQHEMDHLVGKLFVDYLSPLKRQRIRQKMEKMAKLNARAD from the coding sequence ATGTCCGTATTACAGATATTACATTTCCCAGACGAGCGGCTTCGCATAACGGCAAAACCGGTCAAAGAAGTTAACGCTGAAATCCAGCAGATCGTGGATGATATGTTTGAAACCATGTATGCAGAGGAAGGCATTGGCCTTGCTGCAACTCAGGTCGATATTCATCAGCGTATCATCGTGATTGATGTCTCTGAAAACCGCGACGAGCGTCTGGTTCTCATCAACCCTGAATTGCTGGAAAAGAGCGGCGAAACCGGGATTGAAGAAGGCTGTCTGTCGATCCCTGATCAACGGGCGCTGGTGCCGCGTGCTGAAAAAGTAAAAATCCGCGCGCTTGACCGTGACGGTAAAACCTTCGAGCTCGAAGCCGATGATCTGCTGGCAATTTGTATCCAGCATGAAATGGATCATCTGGTAGGTAAATTATTCGTGGATTACTTGTCTCCGTTGAAACGTCAGCGTATTCGCCAGAAAATGGAAAAAATGGCCAAGCTGAACGCACGGGCTGACTAA